Proteins encoded together in one Lathyrus oleraceus cultivar Zhongwan6 chromosome 5, CAAS_Psat_ZW6_1.0, whole genome shotgun sequence window:
- the LOC127087044 gene encoding 60S ribosomal protein L12-3, with amino-acid sequence MPPKLDPSQVVEVYVRVTGGEVGAASSLAPKIGPLGLSPKKIGEDIAKETAKDWKGLRVTVKLTVQNRQAKVAVVPSAAALVIKALKEPERDRKKTKNIKHNGNISLDDVIEIAKIMKPRSMAKELAGTVKEILGTCVSVGCTVDGKDPKDLQQEINDGDVEIPQD; translated from the coding sequence ATGCCGCCAAAGCTTGACCCGTCGCAGGTGGTAGAGGTCTACGTCCGAGTCACCGGTGGCGAGGTTGGCGCAGCGAGTTCACTCGCTCCCAAAATCGGTCCCCTCGGTCTCTCCCCAAAGAAGATCGGAGAAGACATTGCAAAGGAGACGGCTAAGGACTGGAAGGGCTTAAGAGTGACGGTGAAGCTGACTGTCCAGAATCGTCAGGCGAAGGTTGCGGTTGTTCCATCGGCGGCTGCGCTTGTCATCAAGGCTTTGAAGGAGCCGGAGCGCGACCGGAAGAAGACGAAAAACATCAAACATAATGGGAATATTTCTCTTGATGATGTTATTGAGATTGCGAAGATTATGAAGCCGAGATCGATGGCGAAGGAGCTTGCTGGGACGGTTAAGGAGATTCTTGGGACATGTGTGTCTGTTGGATGCACTGTTGATGGGAAGGACCCGAAGGATCTGCAACAGGAGATTAACGATGGAGATGTTGAAATTCCTCAGGATTAA